In the Pseudolabrys taiwanensis genome, one interval contains:
- a CDS encoding M20 aminoacylase family protein has product MANLEKINSYRDDLVRIRHDLHQHPELGFQETRTSDIIARQLAAWGIEVHRNIGGTGVVGVLAGQGGAGRRIGLRAEMDALPIEEATNLPYRSRNPGVFHGCGHDGHMAMLLGAARYLAEMRDFPGTAVFIFQPAEEGLGGARAMIADGLFARFPCDEIYAAHNDPTGPFGTMTSRPGAAMAAADFIDITIRGRGAHAAEPHRAVDPVAVGVALVQALQTIVSRNVDPLHSAVVSITKFQAGNAHNVIPHTAELAGTVRTFEAETRALVASRMRDICTGLATSFNANIDLAIRPVFSVLENSAPHTVAAATIAAGLFGDDKIDANAPLRLTSEDFADMLKVVPGAYFLLGQTEGPALHNAHYIFDDALIPRGSLMLATLVEQRTRQ; this is encoded by the coding sequence ATGGCGAACCTCGAAAAGATCAACAGCTACCGCGACGACCTCGTCCGCATCCGGCACGATCTCCACCAGCATCCCGAGCTCGGCTTTCAGGAAACGCGCACCTCCGACATCATTGCGCGCCAACTTGCGGCCTGGGGCATAGAGGTCCACCGCAACATCGGTGGAACGGGTGTCGTCGGCGTCCTCGCTGGACAAGGCGGCGCCGGACGACGGATCGGCCTGCGCGCCGAAATGGATGCGCTTCCCATCGAGGAGGCGACCAACCTGCCCTATCGCTCCAGAAACCCCGGCGTGTTTCACGGTTGCGGTCACGACGGCCACATGGCGATGCTGCTCGGCGCTGCGCGGTACCTGGCCGAGATGCGTGATTTCCCCGGCACAGCCGTCTTCATCTTTCAGCCGGCCGAAGAAGGACTCGGCGGCGCGCGCGCGATGATCGCAGACGGCCTGTTCGCGCGCTTTCCCTGCGATGAGATCTATGCCGCCCACAACGATCCGACCGGACCGTTCGGCACGATGACGTCGAGACCGGGCGCCGCCATGGCCGCGGCCGACTTCATCGATATTACGATCCGCGGCCGCGGGGCCCACGCGGCAGAGCCGCACCGCGCCGTCGATCCGGTCGCCGTCGGCGTCGCGCTCGTCCAAGCGCTTCAAACGATCGTCAGCCGCAACGTCGATCCGCTGCATTCCGCCGTCGTATCGATCACCAAGTTCCAGGCAGGCAACGCGCACAATGTCATTCCGCACACCGCCGAACTGGCCGGCACGGTGCGCACCTTTGAGGCCGAGACGCGGGCTTTGGTCGCCTCGCGGATGCGCGACATTTGCACCGGGCTGGCCACCAGCTTCAACGCGAACATCGACCTCGCGATCCGGCCGGTGTTCTCCGTGCTGGAAAACTCGGCGCCGCACACCGTGGCGGCAGCGACGATCGCAGCCGGCCTCTTCGGCGACGACAAAATCGATGCCAACGCACCGCTCCGCCTGACGAGCGAAGATTTCGCCGACATGCTCAAAGTGGTGCCCGGCGCCTACTTTCTGCTCGGTCAGACGGAGGGGCCGGCCCTCCATAACGCCCACTACATCTTCGACGACGCGCTTATTCCGCGCGGCTCGCTTATGCTGGCGACTTTGGTGGAGCAGCGCACGCGCCAATAG
- a CDS encoding ABC transporter ATP-binding protein, with protein sequence MARPLYARGPELTPTAEPAELMLREVRKSYDGYLAVDRCSISLAKGEIVAILGPSGCGKSTLLNLIAGFETPDTGDVMLRGKIINTVAPNRRNVAMVFQNYALFPHMTVAGNIAYGLKARGVPKAEWRPRVAEAIALLNLTGFDERYPAQLSGGQRQRVAVARAIVVNPDILLLDEAFSALDRNLRDRMQLELSLLLRRLAVTTIIVTHDQHEAFALADRIAIMKEGRIVQIGPPKDVYHSPADSYVLRFLGRANAIPGTAIDHDGGSAIRVTEGFAVPTAAAAEGPSVIHVRAEDVAVSATPTATHRHSAARVVLVTSLGAQQRVILDLDGAQIVAEIPTSSISDWSSLQSGMPVYIDLRPGSFIVDGKGAS encoded by the coding sequence ATGGCTCGACCGCTATATGCGCGAGGTCCAGAGTTGACGCCGACCGCCGAGCCTGCGGAGCTGATGCTCCGGGAGGTGCGAAAATCCTACGACGGATATCTGGCGGTCGATCGTTGCAGCATCAGCCTCGCCAAGGGCGAGATCGTGGCCATTCTCGGCCCGAGCGGCTGTGGAAAGTCGACGCTGCTCAATCTGATCGCGGGGTTCGAGACGCCGGACACCGGCGACGTCATGCTGCGCGGAAAAATCATCAACACGGTCGCGCCCAACCGGCGCAACGTGGCGATGGTGTTTCAGAACTACGCTTTGTTTCCGCACATGACCGTCGCCGGCAACATTGCCTACGGTCTGAAAGCGCGCGGCGTGCCGAAAGCCGAATGGCGCCCGCGCGTCGCCGAGGCGATCGCGTTGCTCAATCTCACCGGCTTCGACGAACGCTATCCGGCACAGCTGTCGGGCGGGCAGCGCCAGCGCGTCGCCGTCGCGCGCGCAATCGTCGTCAATCCGGATATCTTGCTTCTGGACGAGGCGTTCAGCGCGCTCGATCGTAATCTGCGCGATCGGATGCAACTCGAGCTGTCGCTGCTCCTGCGCCGCCTTGCCGTCACCACCATCATCGTCACGCACGATCAGCACGAGGCTTTCGCGCTCGCGGACCGGATCGCGATCATGAAGGAAGGGCGGATCGTGCAGATCGGTCCCCCGAAGGACGTCTATCACAGTCCGGCCGACAGCTATGTGCTGCGGTTTCTTGGCCGTGCCAATGCCATTCCCGGCACCGCGATCGACCATGATGGTGGCAGCGCGATTCGCGTCACCGAAGGATTCGCTGTTCCCACGGCGGCGGCGGCCGAGGGGCCTTCTGTCATTCACGTCCGCGCCGAGGATGTAGCGGTGAGTGCGACGCCGACGGCGACCCATCGTCATTCGGCCGCGCGCGTGGTGCTCGTGACGTCGCTTGGCGCGCAGCAGCGCGTGATCCTCGATCTCGACGGCGCGCAAATCGTCGCCGAGATTCCGACGTCGTCGATCTCCGATTGGAGCAGCCTGCAGTCGGGCATGCCGGTTTATATCGACCTGCGGCCGGGCTCCTTCATCGTCGACGGCAAAGGCGCGTCATAA
- a CDS encoding isopenicillin N synthase family dioxygenase yields the protein MSLPIIDLTQPMSSTAPLLGDTCENTGFFLVRGHGVPSSLIGDMAETSRRFFDLPVEQKKAVAAQPGSDRGYRALGAGKLGETAGQTVAPDLRENYFIGPPDLPAGKAASGFFSANVWPATLPEMGEVCTAYYKAMKGLADHLLMLSAVALSLPENYFEPYNDAPISQLTMVNYPEQQEAPGDSQFRASEHTDFGALTLLLAEDKPGGLQVQQRDGTWLNVAPPEPNCYIVNIGDLMARWTNDRWKSTVHRVINPPREKAMISRRQSIVFFHHPNEDANIACLPTCVNGEARYAPTTPGQHLRERLTAVYGKKSPN from the coding sequence ATGAGTTTGCCTATCATCGATCTCACCCAGCCGATGTCATCGACGGCGCCCTTGTTGGGCGATACCTGCGAGAACACCGGTTTCTTCCTCGTGCGCGGCCACGGCGTGCCGTCATCGCTTATCGGCGACATGGCGGAGACGTCGCGGCGCTTTTTCGATCTTCCGGTCGAACAAAAGAAGGCTGTCGCTGCACAGCCGGGCTCCGACCGCGGCTATCGCGCACTCGGTGCCGGCAAGCTTGGCGAGACTGCGGGGCAAACGGTCGCACCCGACCTGCGAGAAAACTACTTCATTGGCCCGCCGGATCTGCCGGCGGGAAAGGCGGCCAGCGGCTTCTTCTCTGCCAATGTGTGGCCGGCGACCCTGCCGGAGATGGGCGAGGTTTGCACTGCCTATTACAAAGCGATGAAGGGCCTCGCCGACCATCTGCTCATGCTGTCGGCCGTCGCGCTGTCGCTGCCCGAGAACTATTTCGAACCGTACAACGACGCGCCGATATCGCAGCTGACGATGGTGAACTATCCGGAGCAGCAAGAAGCGCCGGGCGACTCGCAGTTCCGCGCCAGCGAGCATACCGACTTCGGGGCGCTAACCTTGCTGCTGGCCGAGGACAAGCCGGGGGGGCTGCAGGTGCAGCAACGCGACGGAACCTGGCTCAACGTCGCGCCGCCTGAACCCAATTGCTACATCGTCAACATCGGCGATCTGATGGCGCGCTGGACCAACGATCGTTGGAAATCGACTGTGCATCGCGTGATCAACCCACCGCGCGAAAAGGCGATGATCAGCCGGCGTCAGTCGATCGTCTTCTTCCACCATCCGAACGAGGACGCCAACATCGCATGCCTTCCGACGTGTGTGAATGGCGAGGCCCGCTACGCGCCGACAACGCCCGGGCAGCATCTGCGGGAGCGACTGACCGCCGTTTACGGAAAGAAAAGTCCGAACTAG
- a CDS encoding polysaccharide deacetylase family protein, protein MTQLKPDPMHSRDLVGYGDKLPDPKWPGGAVIAVNFNLNVEGGGESSLYNGDAVSEGMLNDIGVPAFTGRRVPLVESVFEFGSRRGSWRVLEIMREFGVPMSVLGVARGLEQNPGLARAFVENGHEMVSHGYRWIDYGAVDAETERAHAQKALDILTELCGVRPRGWMTGRPGPNTRGIIAAAGFEYDRDALNDELPYWLEVNGKPHLVIPYSYETNDNRFNENTGFSTGDDFFHYMRDAFDVLYREGENGSPKLLSIGLHDRLIGRPGRSIGLTRLLDYMKQRPGVWFCRGIDIAEHWKTHFAPGA, encoded by the coding sequence ATGACGCAGCTCAAGCCGGATCCGATGCATTCGCGCGACCTGGTCGGCTATGGCGACAAGTTGCCCGATCCGAAATGGCCCGGCGGGGCGGTGATCGCGGTGAACTTCAATCTCAACGTCGAAGGCGGCGGCGAGTCGAGTCTGTACAACGGCGACGCCGTGTCCGAAGGCATGCTCAACGATATCGGCGTGCCGGCGTTCACTGGCCGGCGCGTACCGCTGGTGGAATCGGTGTTCGAATTCGGCAGCCGCCGCGGCTCGTGGCGCGTGCTCGAGATCATGCGCGAATTCGGCGTACCGATGAGCGTGCTGGGGGTCGCCCGCGGGTTGGAGCAGAACCCGGGGCTGGCGCGCGCCTTTGTCGAGAACGGCCACGAGATGGTCAGCCACGGCTACCGGTGGATCGATTACGGCGCGGTCGATGCCGAAACCGAGCGCGCACACGCGCAAAAAGCGCTCGACATCCTGACGGAACTATGCGGCGTCCGCCCGCGCGGCTGGATGACGGGCCGACCGGGGCCGAACACGCGCGGCATCATCGCCGCAGCGGGCTTCGAGTACGACCGTGACGCGCTTAATGACGAGTTGCCCTATTGGCTCGAGGTCAATGGCAAGCCGCACCTCGTCATCCCGTACTCCTACGAGACCAACGACAATCGCTTCAACGAGAATACCGGCTTTTCGACCGGCGACGATTTCTTCCATTACATGCGCGACGCATTCGACGTGCTCTATCGCGAGGGCGAGAACGGCTCGCCGAAGCTGCTTTCGATCGGTCTCCATGATCGCCTGATCGGTCGGCCCGGGCGCAGCATCGGCCTGACGCGGCTTCTCGACTACATGAAGCAGCGGCCGGGCGTCTGGTTCTGCCGCGGCATCGATATCGCCGAGCATTGGAAGACGCATTTCGCGCCGGGCGCTTGA
- a CDS encoding FAD-dependent oxidoreductase produces the protein MLRKTRIAVIGAGLGGMTVAAFLQREGFEACIYEQAPAFSRIGAGIILSPNVAKVLRRLGLEDMLVAAGIKADCYISRAWDTGETLYRIDFDAATEAKYGGAYLNVHRGDLHAILDRGVKPGTIAFNHKLAAIEETGSALRLVFENGVKVEADIVIGADGLNSKVRESLFGAEPLRFFKAAALRTIFPASALNGFAIPDCTKWWAPDRHLLPYFLTSRRDEVYIIGVIPWERWDSDLSFLPSSRAFLQEAFAGFHDDLQKVIQAPTDVTLWPIFDRPRNDTWVKGRIALLGDACHPVPPYMGAGGAMAIEDGAILSRCLATYDSAEEAFAVYQHVRLDRVGHVQRISWENSWMRGPTDTDWFYQYDPCTAPLTPPEGPAS, from the coding sequence ATGCTCAGGAAGACGCGGATCGCCGTCATCGGCGCGGGACTCGGCGGCATGACGGTAGCCGCCTTTTTACAGCGCGAGGGCTTCGAGGCCTGTATTTATGAGCAGGCCCCGGCATTCTCGCGCATCGGCGCCGGCATTATCCTCAGCCCGAATGTCGCCAAAGTGCTGCGGCGGCTCGGCCTCGAGGACATGCTCGTCGCCGCGGGCATCAAGGCCGACTGCTACATCAGCCGCGCTTGGGACACCGGCGAGACGCTGTATCGCATCGACTTCGACGCCGCGACGGAAGCTAAATATGGCGGCGCCTACCTCAACGTGCACCGCGGCGACCTGCACGCCATTCTCGACCGCGGGGTGAAGCCGGGCACAATCGCGTTCAACCACAAACTGGCGGCCATCGAGGAGACGGGCAGCGCGTTACGCCTGGTGTTCGAGAACGGGGTGAAAGTCGAAGCAGATATCGTCATCGGCGCCGACGGCCTGAACTCGAAGGTGCGGGAAAGCCTGTTCGGGGCCGAACCTTTGCGCTTCTTCAAGGCCGCCGCGCTGCGCACGATCTTCCCGGCCTCGGCGCTCAACGGCTTTGCCATTCCCGATTGCACGAAATGGTGGGCACCGGACCGGCATCTGCTTCCTTATTTCCTGACGTCTCGCCGGGACGAGGTCTACATCATCGGCGTCATTCCGTGGGAGCGTTGGGACAGCGACCTGTCGTTTCTCCCGAGTTCGCGCGCCTTCCTGCAGGAGGCCTTTGCCGGCTTTCACGACGATCTGCAGAAAGTCATCCAGGCGCCGACGGATGTGACGCTATGGCCGATCTTCGATCGGCCACGCAACGACACATGGGTCAAAGGCCGTATCGCTCTGCTCGGCGACGCCTGTCACCCGGTGCCGCCTTATATGGGCGCCGGCGGCGCCATGGCCATCGAGGACGGCGCGATCCTCAGTCGCTGTCTCGCGACCTACGACTCGGCCGAGGAGGCCTTCGCGGTCTATCAGCACGTCCGCCTCGACCGCGTCGGCCACGTGCAGCGGATCTCGTGGGAGAACAGCTGGATGCGGGGTCCGACGGACACCGACTGGTTTTACCAATACGACCCCTGCACCGCACCGCTCACGCCGCCGGAGGGCCCTGCCTCATGA
- a CDS encoding extracellular solute-binding protein translates to MNRRKALQGALAAAAGGIALPSLDGSWAMAQDKSLVATHFGGPYQVLKDIIATPFKQAGLGDVTYNVEFSGAAIGKMQTQKDSPSFDVALLSRSFAIRAQNAGLVSKIEKASLSEAEHLVPDATPAAGWGAAMILDTFDLMVDKNQIKTPVESWLDLWKPEFEGKIMLPAASNPATVFFIACVAKAVAGEAKSPKAIDEAFARLKALKKSVRSYYSDALQPTQLIERGEIATAPQFGIRIANQSKKVPNVVKVTPKEGVVAIPYDLCITVNSTKQDLARTYINFTMRKDVQANLVSSLLATPVRKDVDIAPDIKALVTTEFSKIWFADEELMATKQKEWLDRYMREVQS, encoded by the coding sequence TTGAACCGACGTAAAGCGCTCCAAGGCGCGCTCGCCGCCGCCGCGGGCGGCATCGCGCTCCCGTCATTGGACGGCTCGTGGGCGATGGCGCAGGACAAGAGCCTGGTCGCGACGCATTTCGGCGGCCCGTATCAGGTGCTGAAGGACATTATCGCGACGCCCTTCAAGCAAGCGGGTCTCGGCGATGTGACCTACAATGTCGAGTTCTCCGGTGCCGCCATAGGCAAGATGCAGACGCAGAAGGACAGCCCGTCGTTCGACGTCGCGTTGCTGTCGCGGTCGTTCGCCATTCGCGCGCAGAACGCGGGCTTGGTGAGCAAGATCGAGAAAGCGAGCCTCTCGGAAGCCGAACATCTCGTGCCGGACGCCACGCCGGCGGCCGGCTGGGGCGCGGCGATGATCCTCGACACGTTCGATCTTATGGTCGACAAGAACCAGATCAAGACGCCGGTCGAATCCTGGCTCGACCTCTGGAAGCCGGAGTTCGAAGGCAAAATCATGTTGCCGGCCGCGTCAAATCCAGCGACCGTTTTCTTCATCGCTTGCGTGGCGAAAGCTGTCGCCGGCGAGGCCAAATCGCCGAAGGCGATCGATGAGGCCTTTGCGCGCCTCAAGGCGCTGAAGAAGTCCGTGCGCAGCTATTATTCGGACGCGCTGCAGCCCACGCAACTGATCGAGCGCGGCGAAATCGCGACCGCGCCTCAGTTCGGCATCCGCATCGCGAACCAGAGCAAGAAAGTGCCGAATGTCGTCAAGGTGACGCCGAAGGAGGGGGTCGTGGCGATTCCCTACGACCTGTGCATCACGGTCAATTCCACCAAACAGGACCTCGCCCGCACCTACATCAACTTCACCATGCGCAAGGATGTGCAGGCGAATCTCGTGAGCAGCCTTCTCGCGACGCCGGTGCGCAAAGACGTGGACATTGCTCCCGACATCAAGGCGCTTGTGACCACCGAATTCAGCAAGATCTGGTTCGCCGACGAAGAGTTGATGGCGACCAAGCAGAAGGAATGGCTCGACCGCTATATGCGCGAGGTCCAGAGTTGA
- a CDS encoding ABC transporter permease, which translates to MRALRPWLWLLPAGCIVVPLFFLPVLFMIRNSFWRDDPVRFIVPDFTFANYITVLSDGYYLKVFGNSLALAALVALIALVMAYPYAQLITVASERTRLILLWVLCLPLYVSIIMRVFGWIIIIGDTGLLNQLLLKAGLVAKPVRILFEFEGMVIGMLHRYFPLMALPLLSSLQKIDPALLRGSVNLGAGRVRTWCCIVLPLSIPGAVAGTQLVFAGVLSDYVIPMLMGSTRYPTSAPTIFLEASTNASWAKAGAMGIVLLGLVLLINIAAGSLIARAAPWTGKA; encoded by the coding sequence ATGCGCGCGCTACGACCTTGGCTGTGGCTCCTGCCGGCGGGCTGCATCGTCGTGCCGCTGTTCTTCTTGCCGGTCTTGTTCATGATCCGGAACAGCTTCTGGCGCGACGACCCGGTACGCTTCATCGTTCCGGATTTCACCTTCGCGAACTATATCACGGTGTTGAGCGACGGCTACTATCTCAAGGTATTTGGCAATTCGCTCGCGCTGGCGGCGCTTGTGGCGCTGATCGCGCTGGTGATGGCTTACCCATACGCGCAATTGATCACGGTCGCGAGCGAGCGCACGCGTCTGATCCTGCTCTGGGTGCTGTGTTTGCCGCTCTACGTCAGCATCATCATGCGCGTGTTCGGTTGGATCATCATCATCGGCGACACCGGTCTGCTCAATCAATTGCTGCTCAAGGCGGGTCTCGTCGCCAAGCCCGTCCGCATCCTGTTCGAGTTCGAGGGCATGGTGATCGGCATGCTGCACAGGTACTTCCCGCTGATGGCGCTGCCTTTGCTATCGAGCCTGCAGAAAATCGACCCGGCGCTTTTGCGTGGCTCGGTGAATCTCGGCGCGGGCCGCGTGCGCACCTGGTGTTGCATCGTGCTGCCGCTCAGCATCCCCGGCGCGGTCGCCGGGACGCAGCTGGTGTTTGCGGGCGTGCTGAGCGACTACGTCATTCCGATGCTGATGGGCAGCACACGCTACCCGACCTCGGCGCCGACGATTTTTCTCGAAGCGTCCACCAATGCGAGTTGGGCCAAGGCCGGCGCCATGGGCATCGTACTGCTCGGCCTCGTGCTGTTGATCAACATAGCGGCGGGTAGCCTGATCGCGCGCGCGGCGCCGTGGACGGGCAAGGCATGA
- a CDS encoding ShlB/FhaC/HecB family hemolysin secretion/activation protein gives MKKNTSLTGRLTACLTMVTTLMASSLAHAQLLPSINPGVIERDIERQRERIEQQQQPPRQQGPAVVGPQRPPPIVIPGGGPRFLLRRVEFDTSKFISADELAAIASKYVGKQVGVADLLAMVAEINQIYAQRGIVTGIATLPPQTATSGVIKIKLTEGRLQKTTVEGNRQTSADYILWQVKPPAGEVLDVPKLTNDVTRFNRTNDVQIRALLQPGTDFGLTDLQLAVTEPARNTLQIFGDNQGVQTTGRNQLGLYYKLHGMLGIDDRLTFYGVKSQGNMNGNIAYNVPFNPWGGRIGGSYTQGRIKIIQGPFETLDVTGRSNQASVNVAQPVFVNPNWFVQTTGAYAYGNSESDFAKVTVTGDRYSKVTGGLSINYAGEGYGVTFSPLYNDINWHDKILGGERSFNTLTASLNGTVRLPEQFYLLGIGSGQYTAEKLIPGDQLFSVGGPTSVRGFPTNTASGDSGYYFNAELHRDMSEFIPGFDVFAFLDSGAVFSTAPSRVQLDSSGIGASWTPFPALTIEASVGVPWHTVVPNQNRYEVYGRISLRPLALLNLN, from the coding sequence GTGAAAAAAAATACTAGTCTGACAGGGCGGCTGACCGCGTGCCTGACGATGGTGACGACGCTGATGGCGTCATCGCTGGCGCACGCCCAGTTGCTGCCTTCGATCAACCCTGGTGTGATTGAAAGGGACATCGAGCGACAGCGTGAGCGTATCGAACAGCAACAGCAGCCGCCGCGCCAGCAAGGACCGGCGGTGGTCGGGCCGCAACGTCCGCCACCGATCGTGATTCCCGGCGGCGGGCCGCGCTTTCTTTTGCGCCGCGTCGAGTTCGACACATCGAAATTCATCTCGGCCGATGAACTTGCCGCCATTGCTTCGAAATACGTCGGCAAACAAGTCGGCGTTGCCGACCTGCTGGCGATGGTCGCCGAGATCAATCAGATCTACGCCCAGCGGGGAATCGTCACCGGCATCGCGACGCTGCCGCCGCAGACGGCGACCAGCGGCGTCATCAAGATCAAGCTGACCGAGGGGCGACTGCAGAAAACCACGGTCGAAGGAAACCGCCAGACGTCGGCCGATTACATTCTCTGGCAGGTAAAGCCGCCCGCGGGCGAAGTGCTCGACGTGCCGAAGCTGACGAACGACGTCACGCGGTTCAACCGCACGAACGACGTGCAGATCAGGGCATTACTGCAGCCGGGAACCGATTTCGGTCTCACCGATCTGCAGTTGGCGGTGACGGAGCCGGCGCGCAACACCCTTCAGATATTCGGCGACAACCAGGGTGTGCAAACGACCGGCCGCAATCAGCTCGGTTTGTACTACAAGCTGCACGGCATGCTCGGCATCGACGATCGTCTGACGTTCTACGGCGTCAAGTCACAAGGCAACATGAACGGCAATATCGCTTACAACGTGCCGTTCAATCCGTGGGGCGGCCGTATCGGCGGCAGCTACACGCAAGGCCGCATCAAGATCATCCAGGGGCCGTTCGAAACGCTCGATGTTACGGGACGCTCCAATCAGGCGAGCGTCAACGTCGCGCAGCCGGTTTTTGTCAATCCGAACTGGTTCGTGCAAACGACCGGCGCCTACGCCTACGGCAATTCGGAGAGCGACTTTGCGAAAGTCACCGTGACGGGCGACCGATACAGCAAGGTGACGGGCGGCCTGTCGATCAACTATGCCGGCGAGGGCTACGGCGTGACGTTCTCGCCGCTGTACAACGACATCAACTGGCACGACAAGATTCTGGGCGGCGAGCGCAGCTTCAACACGTTGACCGCATCGCTCAACGGCACGGTACGGTTGCCGGAGCAATTCTATCTGCTCGGGATCGGCAGCGGTCAGTACACCGCGGAGAAGTTGATCCCCGGCGATCAATTGTTCTCCGTCGGCGGGCCGACCAGCGTGCGCGGCTTTCCGACGAACACCGCCTCCGGCGACAGCGGCTATTACTTCAATGCCGAGCTGCATCGGGACATGTCGGAATTCATCCCGGGTTTCGACGTTTTCGCGTTCCTCGATAGCGGCGCGGTGTTCTCGACGGCGCCGTCGCGCGTGCAACTCGACTCGTCCGGCATCGGCGCGTCTTGGACGCCGTTTCCGGCGCTTACCATCGAGGCGAGTGTCGGCGTTCCCTGGCACACTGTGGTGCCCAATCAGAATCGCTACGAGGTCTATGGCCGCATCAGCTTGAGACCGCTGGCGCTGCTGAATCTGAACTGA
- a CDS encoding LysR family transcriptional regulator translates to MSNYRVHAAAVHYFDAVRHARSIRGAAALLNVASSAVNRQILNLEAGLGAQLFERAPSGLKLTAAGEVFARHVNTVLTDTERMRAELNALKGIHAGHVEIATIEGLCNDIIPDALALMRAKHPRVTTRVSILRTEEIPEAVLNGDAHLGLGFHVERRAGLRQIAVGSFLIGAVVAADSPFASAQSLSVYQLANANLIVPAGNFALRAQLAPLLSETDRAARPLVESGSIELMKQLALAGAGVAFLTRVSLAAELRSGRLRHVPLVHRDKPIYSELGLYARKASTLPVAADAFAQHLAEIMTRRQAEERKDVAS, encoded by the coding sequence ATGAGCAATTATCGTGTTCACGCCGCGGCCGTTCACTATTTCGATGCCGTCCGTCACGCGCGTTCGATCCGCGGTGCAGCCGCGCTGCTTAATGTCGCGTCCTCCGCGGTCAACCGCCAGATTCTGAACCTCGAGGCGGGGCTCGGCGCGCAACTGTTCGAGCGGGCGCCGTCCGGGCTCAAATTGACGGCGGCCGGCGAAGTCTTCGCCCGGCACGTCAATACTGTGCTGACCGATACAGAACGGATGCGCGCCGAATTGAACGCTCTAAAAGGCATTCATGCCGGCCACGTCGAAATCGCGACCATCGAGGGTCTTTGTAACGACATTATTCCGGACGCGCTGGCATTGATGCGGGCCAAACATCCGCGGGTGACGACGCGGGTGTCGATTCTGCGGACCGAGGAAATTCCCGAAGCCGTGCTCAATGGCGATGCGCATCTCGGCCTCGGTTTTCATGTCGAGCGTCGGGCCGGCCTGCGGCAAATCGCAGTCGGCAGCTTTCTGATCGGCGCGGTTGTCGCCGCCGACTCGCCGTTTGCCTCGGCGCAAAGCCTATCGGTATATCAATTGGCGAATGCAAATCTGATCGTGCCGGCCGGCAACTTCGCCCTCCGTGCGCAACTGGCACCCTTGCTTTCGGAAACGGACCGCGCGGCGCGGCCCCTCGTCGAGTCCGGATCGATCGAATTGATGAAGCAACTCGCGCTGGCGGGCGCCGGCGTCGCGTTCCTGACCAGGGTTTCGCTCGCCGCGGAGCTGCGGTCCGGTCGGCTCCGGCATGTGCCGCTCGTGCACCGCGACAAGCCCATTTACAGCGAGCTCGGGCTATACGCGCGTAAGGCCTCGACCTTGCCTGTCGCGGCGGACGCCTTCGCGCAGCATCTCGCGGAGATCATGACGCGCCGGCAGGCCGAGGAGCGGAAGGACGTCGCGTCTTGA
- a CDS encoding ABC transporter permease produces the protein MNDFLARLPRLLLNGYGLLVTAFILLPMALPVAVAFTSGDSLTFPPHGLSLRWFAAALDNAQFMTGLRLSLVIAFGSTVIATVAGIGAGVAISRYRFRGRGVVQAVLLAPLALPAIVLGLGLLFVLPWFGLRSGVVATMLGHALLGLPYVLSMVLAAFSNYDPALERASLNLGAGPVRTFFYVTLPLVRGGILAGALAAFLLSFDNISLSIFLSNNDTLPLRMMQQMQSYADPGVAALSTLLLIVSLGALLVIVPYLRQQAGKRPG, from the coding sequence ATGAACGATTTTCTCGCCCGCTTGCCGCGTCTGCTGCTCAATGGCTACGGGCTGCTGGTGACGGCCTTCATTTTGCTGCCGATGGCGCTGCCCGTGGCGGTGGCCTTTACCAGCGGCGATAGCCTTACATTTCCGCCTCACGGACTGAGCCTGCGCTGGTTCGCGGCGGCGCTCGACAATGCGCAGTTTATGACTGGACTGCGGCTCAGCCTCGTCATCGCGTTCGGCAGCACGGTCATCGCGACCGTGGCCGGCATCGGCGCGGGCGTTGCGATCAGCCGGTATCGGTTTCGGGGGCGAGGGGTGGTGCAGGCGGTGCTATTGGCGCCGTTGGCGCTGCCGGCGATCGTGCTCGGCTTGGGGCTGCTCTTCGTGCTGCCGTGGTTCGGGCTGCGCAGCGGCGTCGTGGCGACGATGCTCGGCCACGCGCTGTTGGGGCTGCCTTATGTTCTGTCGATGGTGCTGGCGGCCTTCAGCAACTACGACCCGGCGCTGGAGCGCGCCTCGCTCAATCTCGGCGCCGGCCCGGTGCGCACATTCTTTTATGTGACGCTCCCGCTCGTCCGGGGCGGCATTCTGGCCGGCGCGCTGGCCGCGTTTCTGCTGTCCTTCGACAATATCTCGCTGTCGATCTTCCTGTCGAACAACGACACGCTGCCGTTGCGCATGATGCAGCAGATGCAGTCCTACGCCGATCCGGGCGTCGCGGCGCTGTCGACCTTGCTTCTGATCGTCTCCCTCGGCGCGCTGCTCGTCATCGTGCCTTATCTGCGACAGCAAGCGGGCAAGCGCCCCGGCTAG